A genomic segment from Ornithorhynchus anatinus isolate Pmale09 chromosome 16, mOrnAna1.pri.v4, whole genome shotgun sequence encodes:
- the CITED4 gene encoding cbp/p300-interacting transactivator 4: protein MKERGVAWIRVVGAEGKGTRSLIDQTRAAMAEHSMSPLGPGGSGLRSYRLGPGAPAGPPAHGQHLLRSLPPPPSGSLPPYGPAGPQLLPPRQQGPGPGGYGGPGPAQVSFLGAPPPRTGPPPQKLHPQFQGHPLAGAGGGLAVGPGGGVGPVPPLYRGPLAPGPFHLPQQPPSAPPLPALPLNLMDTELVDEEVLTTLALELGLDREQELPELFLGQNEFDLVTDLAGKQQAGAVRC from the exons ATGAAGGAGAGGGGCGTGGCCTGGATCCgggtggtgggggcggagggaaaagggactAGAAGCTTGATCGACCa GACCCGGGCGGCCATGGCCGAGCACTCGATGTCGCCGTTGGGGCCCGGCGGGTCCGGGCTGCGGAGCTACCGCCTGGGCCCGGGGGCTCCCGCCGGACCCCCCGCCCACGGGCAGCATCTGCTCCggtccctccccccgccgccctccggctCCCTGCCGCCCTACGGCCCGGCCGGCCCGCAGCTCCTCCCGCCCCGCCagcaggggccggggcccgggggctacgggggcccggggccggcgcaGGTGTCCTTCCTGGGGGCGCCGCCGCCCAGGACCGGCCCGCCCCCGCAGAAACTCCACCCGCAGTTCCAGGGCCACCCgctggcgggggcgggcgggggcctggCCGTGGGCCCGGGCGGGGGCGTGGGCCCCGTGCCCCCGCTCTACCGCGGGCCCTTGGCTCCCGGGCCCTTCCACCTGCCGCAGCAGCCGCCGTCGGCGCCGCCCCTGCCCGCGCTGCCTCTCAACCTAATGGACACGGAGCTCGTGGACGAGGAGGTGCTGACCACTCTGGCCCTGGAGCTGGGCCTGGACCGCGAGCAGGAGCTGCCCGAGCTCTTCCTGGGACAGAACGAGTTCGACCTGGTGACGGACTTGGCCGGCAAACAGCAGGCCGGCGCCGTCAGGTGCTGA